The window TATTGATAATCGAACCAAATATAAGTCCAACCGCAAGAAGAAAAAAACTGTATCCAGTGATTCTAAGTGCATTACGCTCAAACCGGTCGTGGAATTCCTCGCCGGATCTTTTCATCCTTATCACCATATGCAGGATACCTGCACCGGATATTACTTCGACAAAACTGTCGATACCGAATCCCAAAAGGGCCAGAGTGTCGTCGCTAAGACCAAAAAATATAGAAACGAGACCTTCGGCAATGTTATAGACTATAGTCAGAACCGACAGCCATAAAGCTGTATTGATAAGTTTGCCCGGGTTTGTTTTCATATCATGGCATTGACTTAGTGCGGAGGTGCATCCTTTTTGCAACAAGCAGGAAGTTTTTCATAGGCTTTTGGGTCGGCTTCCACATTATCGGCATCGTAACCTATTGCTGAGATTGCCTTGCGGAGCTTTTCAGGATCCGTTTTATCTCTCCGGTATTCTATGGTTACAATCTTTGTTTTAAGATTGAGTTCCACCGATTTTACACTTTTTTCAAAAGCCATATCGTGTTCTATTCTTTCCTTACACATGCTGCAAACTGCGGAAGTTTTGATCTCAATCTTTTCCGTTTTGCTTTCCTTTTCCTGTGCAATTGATGTAATGTTAATTGCCAGAATGGCTATTATTATCAAACTGAAGTTTTTCATATTTAGTCAGAATTAATGTTATACATCTTTTTGAATCCTACCTATGGCACAGCTCATATAGCTGAGCATAGTGTTGGAGAAATTTTTATTCCCTTTTTCAGGATATCCAAAACGAGCAAGTTTCCTGACGAATGCTTCTCTCAGGTCATCATCGGATTCGTAATGAATGACAACATTTGGTTCTTCAAAATTTACAGATACGTCAGTCACTTCAGGGAACCTCTTTACTTCTCTTTTGATGGTGTTTGCACATCCATAGCATTTGAGGTTTTCGATATTAATTTCTGCTGTTTTCATCATATAATAATTTTTAATTTATTTAATTGAATATCTGATTCCTGCGTAGATCTTTATTCCAGAAACAGGCCCCCAGATCATGGAGGAATCAAAGTATTTTCCGAAAGGATCATCAGAAGCGATGATCGGGTGCTTCTGCCTGTACCCTGTAAGATTTTCACCACCAATATATATATCCCATTTTTTAAAGTAACGGGTAACCTGGGCATTCAGGATGGTATAGGCAGGTGATTTATCCTTCATCCGATATTTTTCCGGATTTGAGGCAGTAGAAGGAATTCTGCTGTCACCGTTAAACTGGCTGGTGAAATCGAATTGCCATTTTTTCATACGGGTAGCATAGGATAGGGTAATCAAACCTTTGTAGCGATTTACGAAGGGTTGCCGCATCAGATTGTCATTAATGGTCATTCGCACATCATTGTAACGGAAGGCGGCTGTAATATCAAGTCCTTCCAAAAGTTCGTACTGGGCTTCGGCCTGATAACTGTTGGAAAATGATTGCCCGTCGAGGTTATAAATAAGCACGTCCTGGGGACTGAAATCGCGGTCGATAATCACCTGGTTGATAAAATATGTGCGATAATAATCGAGGTTAATGGCAAGTTCCCTTCCCAGGATATCAATGTATTGTGTCAGGTTAAGTCCATAGTTCCATGCTTCTTCCATTTCCGGTTTATCCAGGATGTGGATTTTACGGGAGGAGGCAAGGATATAGGTGTTTTCTGCGATAACGTTTGGCATCCGGTATCCTTTACCCACAGAAGCACGGATGATGGTGTTTTTCAGAGGATTGTACTTTAAATGCATCCTTGGTGTGAGCATAGTACCGAAAATATTATGGAAATCGGCTCTGAAGCCAAGGAGCAAAGTGAACTGTTCCGGAAGAGTCCATGTGTACTCTGCAAATATACCCGGAACACTTTCCCTGCGGCTGAAAATGCTGTCGTTCAGATACTCCTCATAATTATCCATCATATAACTTAATCCGGAAGTGATCTGGTGATTAGTATTGCCAATGTAAGTCTGAAACATCAGGTTTCCGTAATAGTTATTTTCTCTGCCGTTGTAATCGTTTAGGCCGAAATAGGATTCCTGGAAATGATAAATGAAGGAGTTTATGAAGGCAATATTGGTTCCCGGTCTGCCTTTAAACAGATAGGCTGTTTTTGAAAATGCCTCAAGGCGGTCTGTACGTATGTTTATTCCATATCCATTTGCAGGAACCCTGACCTCCTCATCAATATAGTTAACCTGACCGCCTTGCCTGTTTTCCTGCAGGACTTTTATTCCGAATTGTCCGTGCATGTTTTTATGGTTATCAAATTTCCAGCGGTTGAACAAATGATACTGCCTTACCAGGGGCTCATCGATAAAATTATCTCCATCGTGATCTATTTTGCGGGAAAGGTTTTCAACATGACCCAGTACCATTGTACTCCAGTGATCATTAAGTTTCATGGCCGTGTTAAAATTTCCTTCCACTTTGGTATGGTTGTTTACATAGGCATTCAGATATAGTTTTTCACTATTATCAGGTTTTTTATATTCAATGTTTATCTGACCTGTGATGGATTCATATCCATTTTTCACAGATGCAGTGCCTTTGGAAACATGAATAGATTCCATCCAGG is drawn from Bacteroidota bacterium and contains these coding sequences:
- a CDS encoding TonB-dependent receptor — translated: MLLCLLIFRHGYPQHEDEHKHGDGHVHGFVYEIGKSGEKKVLPGANVYWAGTTEGTATGKDGSFHLDRHEDETVPLVVSFIGFANDSVFVHDDQDFLEIELTMNNTLKEVVIANKAPGGFVSRLSPIQTFNITSAELQKAACCNLSESFQTNASVDVAYSDAVSGAKQIRLLGLAGKYSQIQMENIPNLRGLGTAYGLGFVPGPWMESIHVSKGTASVKNGYESITGQINIEYKKPDNSEKLYLNAYVNNHTKVEGNFNTAMKLNDHWSTMVLGHVENLSRKIDHDGDNFIDEPLVRQYHLFNRWKFDNHKNMHGQFGIKVLQENRQGGQVNYIDEEVRVPANGYGINIRTDRLEAFSKTAYLFKGRPGTNIAFINSFIYHFQESYFGLNDYNGRENNYYGNLMFQTYIGNTNHQITSGLSYMMDNYEEYLNDSIFSRRESVPGIFAEYTWTLPEQFTLLLGFRADFHNIFGTMLTPRMHLKYNPLKNTIIRASVGKGYRMPNVIAENTYILASSRKIHILDKPEMEEAWNYGLNLTQYIDILGRELAINLDYYRTYFINQVIIDRDFSPQDVLIYNLDGQSFSNSYQAEAQYELLEGLDITAAFRYNDVRMTINDNLMRQPFVNRYKGLITLSYATRMKKWQFDFTSQFNGDSRIPSTASNPEKYRMKDKSPAYTILNAQVTRYFKKWDIYIGGENLTGYRQKHPIIASDDPFGKYFDSSMIWGPVSGIKIYAGIRYSIK
- a CDS encoding cation transporter, with product MKNFSLIIIAILAINITSIAQEKESKTEKIEIKTSAVCSMCKERIEHDMAFEKSVKSVELNLKTKIVTIEYRRDKTDPEKLRKAISAIGYDADNVEADPKAYEKLPACCKKDAPPH
- a CDS encoding heavy-metal-associated domain-containing protein, with the protein product MMKTAEINIENLKCYGCANTIKREVKRFPEVTDVSVNFEEPNVVIHYESDDDLREAFVRKLARFGYPEKGNKNFSNTMLSYMSCAIGRIQKDV